A single window of Metallosphaera hakonensis JCM 8857 = DSM 7519 DNA harbors:
- a CDS encoding archaea-specific SMC-related protein — translation MRVKISNIGGIAGPLDIEINKGVNVYTAPNAYGKTSLSRAMVSMLTSEIKPEDLLNVFSDSGYIEVRYNDKEYYRRIRRVKNKIAENAKLIMDDKRALLLSFFSPENKLLNQILGGQEQIEWFISTTAEIDKIKQIRTNVDERLKILKEEHEELKGKYKDAVTIQAEIRTIENEIEMLKKETESDRLINSTTQSISVTRQNKLAELNSKIEQKKKELLDLQTKHTKLELEIQQKESMIRPETKKIFEDQLNQINEELQRKSSLKNETEIGIRVLERVLDEIKDAEKSHLDTCYVCGSHVDPEIWRTRVDVISSELRMRRNSFESVKMEIDEMLKKRDELSKKLSEFENIKNEVARLKTKKQELLNRMESVKEQIGELERQKREMEDRFNKNAEMIRVTGGENVITKRINELINKKSQLEYELSNLGIPASTLNKIKEKEKEIEELEAKSQELQQEYIRRLTVAKEEFTRIANSLMKELDFDLEAEITPDFTLTVKRNGTLMDLRKLSSSERTSLALVLVITAIKSYFKTPFFIVDESFMTFDQRRFQKLVNYLGDLTEYIIITRSDENVGLTREEREEEKQVSVSQ, via the coding sequence ATGAGAGTCAAAATTAGCAATATAGGTGGAATAGCTGGACCTCTGGACATAGAGATAAACAAAGGCGTAAATGTTTATACTGCACCTAACGCCTATGGGAAGACTTCATTGTCCAGGGCCATGGTATCAATGTTAACCTCGGAAATTAAGCCAGAGGACCTTCTGAACGTTTTCTCAGACTCAGGATACATTGAAGTAAGATATAATGATAAGGAGTATTATAGGAGAATAAGGAGAGTAAAGAACAAAATAGCGGAGAACGCGAAGCTGATAATGGACGATAAAAGGGCACTTCTTCTGTCATTCTTCTCGCCTGAAAATAAGCTACTAAACCAAATACTGGGAGGTCAAGAACAGATCGAATGGTTCATCTCCACTACCGCTGAGATTGATAAAATAAAACAAATCAGGACTAACGTTGACGAAAGGCTAAAGATTCTAAAGGAGGAACACGAGGAGCTTAAGGGTAAGTACAAGGATGCAGTGACGATCCAAGCGGAGATAAGAACCATTGAAAACGAAATCGAAATGCTGAAGAAGGAAACCGAGAGTGATAGGCTAATAAATAGTACCACACAATCAATCTCCGTTACTAGACAAAACAAGCTAGCCGAGCTCAATTCTAAGATTGAACAGAAGAAGAAGGAACTTCTTGATCTTCAAACTAAGCACACTAAACTAGAGTTGGAAATTCAACAGAAGGAGAGTATGATTAGACCAGAGACAAAGAAAATATTCGAAGACCAATTAAACCAAATTAACGAGGAACTTCAAAGAAAATCAAGTCTAAAGAACGAGACCGAAATAGGAATCAGGGTTCTCGAGAGGGTACTCGATGAAATTAAGGATGCGGAGAAAAGTCACCTGGACACCTGTTATGTTTGTGGAAGCCATGTTGACCCTGAGATTTGGAGAACTAGGGTAGACGTGATTTCCAGCGAATTGAGAATGAGACGTAATTCCTTTGAGAGTGTTAAGATGGAGATAGATGAGATGCTCAAGAAGAGAGATGAACTCTCCAAAAAGTTGTCAGAGTTCGAGAACATAAAGAACGAAGTAGCCAGACTGAAGACCAAGAAACAGGAGTTATTGAATAGAATGGAGAGCGTGAAGGAACAGATAGGGGAACTCGAGAGACAGAAAAGGGAGATGGAAGACAGGTTTAACAAGAACGCAGAGATGATAAGGGTCACAGGTGGAGAAAACGTGATTACTAAGAGAATTAATGAACTCATAAATAAGAAGAGTCAGCTTGAATATGAATTAAGTAACCTGGGTATCCCTGCCTCAACCTTAAACAAGATCAAGGAGAAAGAGAAGGAGATAGAAGAGCTAGAGGCCAAATCCCAAGAACTACAGCAGGAGTACATAAGAAGGCTTACCGTTGCTAAAGAGGAGTTCACTAGAATAGCCAATTCATTGATGAAAGAACTTGACTTCGACCTTGAAGCCGAAATTACCCCAGACTTCACTTTAACGGTTAAGAGAAATGGAACCCTCATGGACCTAAGGAAGTTGTCATCTTCAGAGAGGACTTCGCTAGCTCTAGTCCTAGTTATCACTGCTATAAAGTCCTACTTCAAGACGCCGTTCTTCATTGTAGACGAATCATTCATGACCTTTGATCAGAGACGTTTCCAGAAACTCGTTAACTATTTGGGTGATTTGACGGAGTATATAATAATAACTAGAAGCGACGAAAACGTAGGCTTAACTAGGGAAGAAAGAGAGGAAGAAAAGCAAGTTAGCGTTTCTCAATGA